The sequence GGGGATTGCGGAATGGTTGCGGCAAGCGCGAGTGATATTTTGAAAATTCACCAAGCCAACGAAATGAAAGAGGAAGAGCTCCTAGAGGCCTTAGAGCTTGCCAAAACTTCCATCAAAAAGGCTTCAGCGTGTTATGTTGAGGCCTTCACCCCTTTAGCAAAACCCGATGCGATTTTAGAGCTTAAGCCTGATATCACCTCGAGTGAAATCTATCAATATATTAAAGAAAATCACGCTATTGCGATCAAAGAGGCGATCACGCGCATGGCCAAGAGCGAACGCCATAGTGACCTAAAGAGAATCGCCAAAGAGATTGCTTCAAGTGAGCGCGCCCAAGAATCGGAGTGGAGCTTTGAGGCGGTCTATGAGACGGTGGGTAAATACAAGCGTGAGGCAGTGAGAGCACTGATTCTTGAAGAGAGAAGAAGAGCGGATGGAAGGGGTCTCAAAGAGGTTCGACCTATTGATATCCAAACCAATATCCTTCCCAATGCCCATGCCTCAGCACTCTTTACGCGCGGAGAGACGCAAGCTTTGGTGGTGGCGACTCTTGGTGGTGATATGGATGCGCAAAGCTATGAGCTCTTGACAGAGAAGGGAAGCTCCAAAGAGCGCTTTATGGTGCACTACAATTTCCCCTCTTTCAGTGTGGGTGAAGCGGGCATGGTGGGGGCTCCGGGAAGACGAGAGCTTGGACACGGAAATCTTGCCAAGCGAGCCTTGGAGCCAACTATTGAGGAGTGGGGCGCCCAGACGATTCGTCTTGTCTCGGAGATTTTAGAATCCAATGGTTCTTCTTCCATGGCGACGGTGTGCGGAGGCTCGCTCGCCCTCAAAGCGGCAGGAATCAACACCACTGCGTTAGTGGCTGGAGTGGCGATGGGGCTTATTGTAGAGGCAGAGAAGCATGCCATTTTGACCGATATCATGGGATTAGAAGATCATGATGGGGATATGGATTTTAAAATCGCTGGTACAAGCACGGGAATCACGGCCATGCAGATGGATATCAAGCTGGGTGGATTGAGCATGGAGATACTCAAAGAGGCGCTCTATCAGGCCAAAGAGGGCAGGGAGCATATCCTTGGAATCATGGAAAAAGCCCAAAGTGAGATCATCATCAATGATGAGATTCTCCCCTCTCTGCAGATTTTCTCTATCAACCCTGGGAGAATCGTGGACATCATCGGGCAGGCAGGCAAGACGATCAAAGAGATCATTGAGCGCTTTGAAGTGGCCATCGACCTCAACCGTGACAATGGTGAGGTGAAAGTGACAGGAAGCAACAAGCAGAAGGTCGAAGCCGCCAAGGAGCATATCCTCTCTATCAGCAACCAAGAGGCTCCTCAGCGTGTACGTGTTGCGGATGTCTATAGCGCTGGAGAGGTTTTCAAGGGCAAGGTCAAGAAGATTGTAGATTTTGGAGCTTTCATTGAACTTCCCAAGGGAGGGGATGGACTGCTCCATGTTTCCAAAATTGTGCAGCACCGAGACCAGAGAATCGATGAAGTGATCAAAGAGGGCGAGGAGATTGAGGTGCAAATCCTTTCAATCAACAAGAACAAGGTTGAATTAGGCCGTGCTACACGGCCTAATTAATCAAACTTTTATAAAAAAGCCGTATAATTCCACCCACCTAAAGTGTCAAGTAGGGGAATAGATCCGAACGGGCTTTGAGGATAAATATGAAGGAGTTTTTGCATGAAAAAGTTGCTATTTGTTTTTCTTGCGCTTGCTGGCGTCGCTTTCGCGGCTGATGGTGAAATGATCAAGTCTTATTCAGCGATTGCCGCTGGAATCGGTCTTGGTATTGCAGCTCTTGGTGGTGCTGTTGGTATGGGAAATACAGCTGCGGCTACGATTTCTGGTATGGCTAGAAATCCTGGAGTTGGCGGTAAGATCATGACCACCATGTTCATTGCGATTGCGATGATCGAAGCACAAGTTATTTATACCCTTGTTGTAGGTTTGATTCTTCTTTACGCAAACCCACTTCTCTAATCTCTTATTAGCCTTGCGGATTTCTTCCGCGAGGTGATTTTTGTGCGCTGGTGGTGGAATTGGTAGACACACCATCTTGAGGGGGTGGCGGGGCGACCCGTGCGAGTTCGAGT comes from Wolinella succinogenes DSM 1740 and encodes:
- a CDS encoding F0F1 ATP synthase subunit C; protein product: MKKLLFVFLALAGVAFAADGEMIKSYSAIAAGIGLGIAALGGAVGMGNTAAATISGMARNPGVGGKIMTTMFIAIAMIEAQVIYTLVVGLILLYANPLL
- a CDS encoding polyribonucleotide nucleotidyltransferase encodes the protein MNATIKEIALPNKTETFEFGAIAKQANGSVLYRCGKSVLLASVCYESDERVKEDFLPLTVQYIEKSYAAGKFPGGFIKRESKPGDFETLTSRIIDRSLRPLFPKGYAHPTQITVMVLSAQNDADLQTMALNAASAALFVSDIPLRKPVHGLRIGKINGALVVNPTTKEMSESTLDLFVSGVEEDLLMIEMRTLASDEINNTCFVGDCGMVAASASDILKIHQANEMKEEELLEALELAKTSIKKASACYVEAFTPLAKPDAILELKPDITSSEIYQYIKENHAIAIKEAITRMAKSERHSDLKRIAKEIASSERAQESEWSFEAVYETVGKYKREAVRALILEERRRADGRGLKEVRPIDIQTNILPNAHASALFTRGETQALVVATLGGDMDAQSYELLTEKGSSKERFMVHYNFPSFSVGEAGMVGAPGRRELGHGNLAKRALEPTIEEWGAQTIRLVSEILESNGSSSMATVCGGSLALKAAGINTTALVAGVAMGLIVEAEKHAILTDIMGLEDHDGDMDFKIAGTSTGITAMQMDIKLGGLSMEILKEALYQAKEGREHILGIMEKAQSEIIINDEILPSLQIFSINPGRIVDIIGQAGKTIKEIIERFEVAIDLNRDNGEVKVTGSNKQKVEAAKEHILSISNQEAPQRVRVADVYSAGEVFKGKVKKIVDFGAFIELPKGGDGLLHVSKIVQHRDQRIDEVIKEGEEIEVQILSINKNKVELGRATRPN